The Clostridia bacterium DNA segment CGCCTATGCAAGCTGTGCAAAATTCCAGTGATATCTATTCATGGTTTGCGACATACGCACGCATCTCTCTTGTTGTTTGCTGGCGTATCTACTGCCAGTGTAGCAAGAAGACTTGGGCATTCGAGTATTAACACAACACAAAAGACCTACTTGCATATCATTCAGGAACTCGAAAATAAGGACGTGGACTTGGTGATGCGATTGCTGGCTGGGCTTTCGTAAAATAATAGAGGTGGCTTATGCTAAGTAGGGAGGATGACAATTAGTCATCTTCCCTTGAATTATTGTCTAAAAGGTATAATGCTTCAGTTTGTGAGCTACTTGCTTTCAAGCACAGATAAAATGTATAATAAATGTATGGATGTGTTTGCGCGACTTTGACATAACGGCTTCTCAAGTGGAGCATCTACCTATATCAGAAATTACAAGAGCGAATACAATGTCAAAGATGAATCCAAGGAAATTATTTATGGTATCCATTATTGGAATGTAGTAATGTAAGATTGAGAAAGGGAACAGAAGATATCCAGCACAGTGTGCCTGAAATCTTTGCTGAATAAATGATATCTAATGTAGTTCGAGGAGGTTATACGATATGAAAGCTCGAGGCAAAAGTATAAACCTATATTTAATGGATGGGACAGCGAGTGGTCGCATTAAATGTACTTTAGCAAACTGGACTGGTGTAGCGTACAAGATACCTAGAACTGAGTTAGAGAAATGTAAAGAACGATATGATCTCAAACAGAGTGGGGTATATTTTTTGTTTGGTACTTCTGATCAAACCGGGGAGAATGTTGTTTATATTGGACAAGCTGGAGTGAGAAAAAACGGAGAAGGAATTCTTTATCGCTTACAGGAACATAAGAGCAATCCTGATAAAGATTACTGGACCGAGACCGTTGTGTATACAACCTCAAATAATTCCTTCGGTCCTACAGAGATTAGTTATCTTGAAAACCGATTTTGTAATTTAGCTACGGAAGCAAAACGATATATTGTTAAGAACGGAAATGATCCTACATCTGGGAATATAACAGAAGAAAAAGAAAGCGAACTGGAGGAATTTATAGATTACTCCAAAATCGTTATGGGTACATTTGGATATAAAGTTTTTGAACCATTAAATAAAGATAGTTCATTTATTGAAGAATCGTCAGTAATTAATGAGAGTAAAGAATTGTTTCTGCACATGAAACGTAAGAGCCGAAAAAGTAGAAAGATTATTGAGGCTAATTGCAAACAAACAAATGAAGGATTTGTTGTACTTAAAGGTAGTCGTATCGAGACAATTGATTCAGACAGCATCCCAACTGGTGTCAAGGAAAGTCGCCAGAAAGCAGCTATTGATGAAAATGGAATTTTGCAGGAGGATATACTTTCCCAAAGTCCATCTTATGCTGCAGCATTTGTCATCGGTGGCCATGCTAATGGGCTAACTGCTTGGAAAACTACTGATGGAAAAACATTAAAAGAAATTGAAAGCAGCGAACCATAACTACTAGAAAATAGGAAAAAGTAATTTACAAAGAGGGTGTGAATAGAATGAGCTCTAATAGCCCATATTATAGAAATTTGATAAAGCAGGTAGTTGATAATTCCGAGGCTTCAATTTGGGAAGATGCTATATATGAGTGGGAAGTTTTTGATTGTGAAGAAGATGAAACTCTTTTCTTATCTTGCATCTGTGGGAAGGAAAAATTACGCTATCTTTTTACAATAAGGAATATGGAAAACGGAAACATGCTTTATCCGATAGGTAGTTCATGCATTAAGAAGTTTGAGAGAGATGACTTAAACCAAGACGCATCAATAAAAGAGCAATTATTTAAGTTACTACACGCGATTGAAAAAAACGAGTACATAATGTTTTCACGGGAGTATTTTTCAAGGAAACTTCTGGTATATCTATATGAAGAGGGCGCTTTCCAGGCAAACATCTATAACAGATTTAACCCCGAAGGGGATTTTGAATTCCTGCTGAAGATGTTTAATAAGCGAGACAAGGATACTATAACACTAGCTCAAGATAGAAAAATTAAAGCTATTATTATGGGATCTATCAGACCGTTCTTAAGAAAATTTTTAAAAGATAAGATCAAGCGGCAAAAAAGCAGTAGGATTTAATAATACTTAAAATAGTTTAAGGATATGAATTTATGAAATATTTTAAAAAAGAAAAAGTATATCCAAATGAAGCCTTTATTCAAGAAGCTATTGAGAATTATTTTTCGAACGAAGGATTTGAGATTCAGAAGGATGGTCAAATTGATCTCATCGCTGAAAAAAATGATGAAAAATGGATTATTGAAGCAAAAGGTATGACTTCACAAATTACTGTTGATTTTAACACATGCATAGGCCAGTTAGTAAAAAATATGGAATCTTCAACCTGGAATTATGCTATTGCTATTCCATATGAAGATAAATATAAAGTTCAGTGTATGAAATTACCAGATTATTTCAGAAACAACAACAACCTCTATATCATAATTGTTAATGAAAATGCGCAGATAAAAGTAATTACGCCGACAAATAATGTTGAAGATACCTGGAAATAAATTTAAGGAATACTGTGATATAGAGTTTGGGTATGTTTCCGAAATCGGGAAAAAAGTGAAAATAGCGTCCGCGTATTTACTTGAACGTCGATATGTGAATTTACGCTAAAGACATCAAAACGAACGCTCCGTCACACGTTGAGACAGTAGTATTGATATAAAGGGTATGAGTAGGTAGCTGGGAAGGATCATATAAGGACTTTTAGGGCATTGCTGTGAAAAAAATTGTGTAAATATTGCTTTGAGAGAACATTCCAAAGGCTTGATTTTGACCCTTAAAGAACGGATTAGATGTATTTCTGATTTATGGAGGTTGAGAGAGTAGGTTGAATATCTATATATGAGAGGAGATTAATGACAATAGGTACAGTATATTTCTTAACTGAGTTCGATTTAGTAAAAAATGGAGAAGTAAAATGGCTACTGGAAAAAAGGATAGGGGAGTACAGATACCATTGCAAGCGTGGTTAACAACACAGATTGTCATGGACATAGACACAATTTTGAAAACAAATCCTAATATAACCCTAAAGGAATATATTGATACACAAAAGGAAAAAACAAATGTATGGAATGAAAATCCTGATTTCCCAATTTATAACAGTGGTTATTTTTTAATGATGGCATATGCATTTCTTGTTGTTCCAAAGGAATCAATTGAAAAAAATAGTTTAGAAGTATTTTCAGATGAAATAGAAAAAATCTTAGAAAAAATGACAATCAGAACAAATGTGATACAGAATGGTCTTAATAATTGTGAAAATATTATTAGGCATCTTAGAAATGCAATATCTCATGTAAATATTGATATAATTGAAGATGATAAATTACTCTTTATTGATAAAAATGGTAAAAAAACTACTTTTGATGGAGATATGAGAATAAATGATTTTAAGGCTTTTCTAGTGGAGTTTTATAAAACCTATCATAAAAAGTATTGCGATAATTTTATAGTTGATTCAAATTAGCTAAAGCATTAGGATTTTAAGCAAATCATAGAAACTTGGTTTAAGTTTTTTCAATATAAAGGCCAGCTACTAAACGTCAAATTAACTAGAATGCCTTGATCAGCTTTTATTATTATCTTTCCACATTCACCGTCAGACCGGATTTAAATTCTACAGTGAATATGTCCTCATAGGCGTTAGATCTTATCAGCGACAGGTACCGATATTCTTAATCCTAACACGAATGGTATTCAGTTAATAAATACAGCAATAAGCAGAGCAAAAAAGAAACTTATTATCGTATGCGATTGTGGCTACTGGCGTAATTGGGAGGGTCAAATTATTAGTGAACTAATTCGTCTTGTGGATTTATATGCTAGGGATCATGATTGATTTAGCCGCTTGTTTGAGATGAATTGACTGAGAGTTGCACGATTATAGAATTGATATGTTGAGTAGGCTTGGACATATGCTGAGATTATCTTTGTTTAGGGTGAACAAGAAAAGATTAAAGTCTTAAGTTTTTGGTTTAAGGAAAAATGAGTAACGTAGTGTTATATGATGCTGGAGAATAGACATAGGAGCTTTGTACTGGGGCACAATGCGTTACTCAGCTAAAGTGAGTAAGAGTATTGAATTCACTAAATAATTGGACACAAGCGAATGTATAGATTCTCAGATGCAAGAGATTTTTATTGCTATGGTACATGGAAATCGGACTAGGTATAATTATGTATTCAACGAACTGATTGTTAACCATTACTCACGTTATCTAGCATTCAAACTACCATAGATTCATATGAAATATATGGTTTTAAAGCTTGCGAATAGTAATGCAACGGATACGTACGCTATGCGGAGTTGCACTGAAGTTGCATTATGTATATTTTTATTGCTAATTCAAGATTATCTAATAATAGTTAAAAGCCCGTAACCTAATGGTTACGGGCTTTCTATATGGTCGGAGTGACAGGATTTGAACCTGCGGCCTCTTGACCCCCAGTCAAGCGCTCTACCAAGCTGAGCCACACCCCGATACGTTGTATTATAAAGTATTGAGGGTGAAAATTACAGCTTTTTTTCTAGAATTTGTAATTTTTTATAATAAATACCAGAAGGAGGAAAGATTAAGGAGAGGAAAGATAGCATTCTCCTTCTGGTAGATATTAGACCTTAGTTACAGCTTTTGCAGGCGCTCTTAATTAGCTCATCAAAGGTATCCGTACAAAAACCCTCTTCACAAAGACCTTCATATAATATGCTAGACACTTGACCTTCATTGGTGAACACGACTGCTGGATAGTTGCTTACACCGAGGCGGTCAGCAAGTCCGGTGGATTTGTAGACATCCACTCTACTTACGGCAATAGAACCACCATTTGCTTTTTCATAGGCATCGATAACAGATAGGAATTTACGTGAGTCAGGATCAATTGCATTGTATACAAAGATTAAACCTGGTTTTTCACTCTGCATCAAGACTTCTTCAAACTGCTCAGACTCAGCGATATATTTTTCAGCAGCAAAACCAGCGATGGCACCATCTCCGACAGCAGTAGATACTTGTTTGAGCCACTTATCCCGCACGTCGCCACAAGCAAAGACACCAGGGTGGTTGGTTTCCATCCGCTCATTGGTAATGACATATTTGTGGCCACTCATGTTTAATGTACCCTCAAATATTTCTGTATTGGGCAGATAACCGATGAATTCAAAACAAGAGTCAGTTTCTACAGGAATGATCTCATTCGTTTTAAGGTTCTTCAAATTCACCTTCTCAAGCATTTCATCGCCTTCAAAGCTATCGACTACTGTATTCCAGTAAAAATTCATTTTGGGATTGGCCAGTGCTGCTTCCCTAGCAATTTCATTGCAGTCCATTTTTCCTTCATCGTGTATGATGGAAACACTTACTTTATCTGCAAACTTGGTTAGGAACATGCCTTCTTCAATTGCGGCATCACCAGAACCAATGACCAAGACGTGTTTGCCAGTAGTAGCTGCGGCATCACAAGTAGCACAAAAAGAGATGCCCTTATCAAAAAGAAACTTTTCTTCATTGAGAGCGCCAGTAGTTCTAGGACGTCCACCAGTCGCTACGATGACTGTTTTCGCGATGTATTTGTTGCGAAAAGTCTCAACTACTTGAACATCTCCACCAAAGCTTACAGATTTTACAGCGGTAAGCTTAAATTTCACACCCATTTCTTCAGCCTGTTTTTTCATTTCGTTGGTGATATGCTCACCCTTCGGTGCACCATTAAAACCAGAGTAGTTCTCGATGGCATTCGTATAGGTAGCCAATCCACCAATCAAGGCTTTTTCAATTAACAAAGTATTCAGACGAGCCCGGCCTGCATAGATGGCTGCCGTTAATCCTGAAGGACCTCCACCGATTACAACAACATCATAATTTTCAACTTTTTTTTCTCGCGCCATAATATACCTCTTTCATATACAAAAGAGCTTCCGAAGAAGCTCTTTTCAAGTTACATAAAGAATTTAACTAAGAGCTTACTGCCGACCATAGCTCCAAAGAACATAGCGAAACCGAAGACCCAACCACTCAAGGAGAGGGAGGAGATACCGCTATACAGGGCTCCTATGTTACATCCGAAACCAATCCTGGCTCCGTAACCCATCAGAAGTCCGCCGAGTATGGCTGCTACGACTTGTTTTTTATTTTTAATTTTCTTGATCTTAAATTGTGAAGCCATGAGGGTTGCAAATAGCGCACCCACGATGATTCCCAGATTCCTCATGGAACCTAGATGGTTTAGAAAACCTTGCTGCAATGTATTTTGAGCTCCAGCACTACTAAAGTAGTACCACTTGTCTACGCTGCCACCGAAAGCCTCGAAAATCCAGGCGCCCCAATTGGCGAATATACCAGATACGCCCCAGGGGCTACCGGTTACCGCCAACGTGCTGATCTGCAGGATGGACAAGAGAACTGCGCCCATAACATACGTGAAAGGATTCTTAAACCACTGTTGATAGATTTCGTTGTCCCGCAACTTATTAAAAACAGCTTTTAAGCTATCCATATGGGTACCCCCTAATTTACTTTGTTTTCTCGATGATTACTTCCCATTCAGCGTCGTCTACTTCTTCGATTTCCACGTTATGGCCTTCTTTTCTAGCCCACTCCGGAACGTTTTTCATAGCACAACTGTGGTCGATTTGAACGATCAAGACATCGCCAACTTCCATTTCTTTGAGTGCATTTTGTGCTTTTACCAATGGCACTGGACAAGCTTCACCTAAACTATCTATTATTACTTCTTTCATGATTCAATCCTCCTATTTTAATGATTCGATTTTTTTTGCTCCCATTTGAGAGCGACAACGTAGAGTACGGCAATCAGAAGGAGCTGTACAAAAACGGCTCCAGACCAACCAAAAATATCTGGTAGGAATACTGATTTTCCTTTAGAAATAAATAAATATTTCCACATCTCAAAATCATGTGCACCCCATAGTGATCCTACAACGAAGAAAACCAAGGCCAGCACCTGCATAAAGAAACCTTCTCCAACGCGCATCAACGTACCTGAAGCACATCCGCCGGCAATAACCATACCGATACCAAACATGAAAGCTCCGACAAGGGTAGCGAGACTAATTGGCACAACATAGCTCATACCTGGTATCGGAAGACCTTTTGCAAAGTAACCATACTTGATGGCGGTAAAACCTATGGTTGTAAGTGCGAAGGCAATGAGTACTGCCCTCGTCAGCGAAGTCCCACCAGTAAGGTAGGGGTCTCGCATGGAGGCGGTAAAACAGAACCGCGCCCTTTGTAATACAAAACCAAAAGCAATACCCGTCATCCAGAAAAATCCCAGCATGGCGGATCTCTGCGCAAGCAAAATGCCAATAATGACAAATACCAAAGCGGCGGCCAACCCAACTGGAATCATGTTCTTTTTGGGTTTTCGCGGCGCCCGGTTTCTCCTGCGCGTGGTACTGATAGAGCCCGATGAATTTGTATTGGTAGTTTCTGACATATCATCTTACTCCTGTCTTTGAAATTTTGTTTGACACATATTTCACAATCCCAACACAATTGTAACATCTTTCACGATAGTCGATTATTGGAATTTATGATACTATATTGTATATATTGATAACTAAAGATTAAGCCATATATATGGTCTGCGAAAATGTCGATTTCATAAGAAAAGCAAATGCTAGAAAGGAATACGATGAATATTGAGTCATTGAAGACATTCAAACTGGTGGTAGAAGCGAAGAGCATTTCCAAGGTAGCCTCTCAGGTACATATGTCACAGTCGGCTCTTAGCCAGTTGATTTCCAGAATTGAGGATTCACTAGGTTATAAGTTGTTGGAACGAAGCAACAAAGGTGTGGAAGTAACAGATATGGGTAAGATTGTTGTCAAGTATTCAGAAAACATCATCCGCAACTATGAGATGATGAATCAGGAATTGAAGCGCTACGAGCGCAAAATGGATACCGTGATGATCAACGGCAACTGGTCTTTGGTAAACTATTCGATTCCTTGTATCTTATACAAGGTAAAGAAAAGATTGCCCGACCATAAATATGAGCTCTTTTCCAGCTCCAACGAAGACACTGTGCGAGATATCGTCAATGATATCTGTGATATTGGATTTATCTCCTGCCATGCTAGGGAAAAATCACTATTGCATCATGTCATTGGTAAAGAAAAAGTGGTTCTGGTCGCGGCCAAGGACTATAACATCCCAGATAAGATTGATGTAGAGGATTTATACAAATACGAGTTTGTGAAGCTGAAAAATAGGGAGAGTGTAAACTATTGCCTAAATAAGGAATTAGACTATGTAGGCGTTTCCTATGAATCCTTGAATGCTGTTTTTGAAGTGGATTCCATATCCTCCGTCAAATCATCTTTAGAAAATCGTTTTGGAATATCCTTCTTGCCATATATGGCCGTTAAAAAGGAATTGTTTGAGGGAAGATATAAAATCGTTGAAGTAGCAGGGCTTATGTTAGAGTACGATATTTTCATGATTACCAAGCAATGGAATCAACTGAGTGAATCAGTACGCGAGACCTTAAACTTAATGCAAGAACTGGGACGAGATGGTTTCTGCTAGCAATTTTTGGTAATCAAGACCTGGAAGATTCCATCATTTAGTTCTTTGATAGAATATGAAAACCTCATGCGGCTTAGAAATTCCTCGATGGATTCCCGCACACAATCGTGATCGGAAATCGCGATAAACGTCTCTCCCGGTTCACAAGATTCTAGCATTTTTTTGATTTTCAGGATGGGAATTGGACAGAAATCTCCAATGCAGTTAATTTCTTTCATAATGAGTGCCTCCATGAATTGGCATTGACTAGACCTAGAAATAGGTCTAGATTTATTATATCGTAAATTTGTCAGAGAGATAGGCTAAGAAAAGGTGTATTATGGATTTTAACAAAACATTTAAAAATGAGGCCATGAAAGAAGCCTTGAATAGAGCTTTCAACTCTGGTCATTGGCAGGGTCGCGGTCCATACACAAAAAAAGTGGAAACCCTTCTAGGCGAACGATTTGACCGTCAAGTTTGGATGATGACATCTTGCACACATGCGCTGGAATTGGCTGTACGACTATGTAAGCTAGACCGTGATGATGAGGTTATCTTGCCGTCCTATTCCTACCCATCCGATGCCAATGCCGTACTACTTTGTGGTGCCAAAATCTGTTATGCCCCCGTAGAAAAAGACAGCTATTGTTTAGATCTAGAGGCATTGCCAGGACTAATTTCGGATAAAACCAAGGCAGTTATCGTAATCCACTATGCCGGCGTAAGCTATAAGATTAAAGAATTGGCAAAATTTTGCCAGGACAGAGGCCTTATACTGATTGAAGATGCCGCCCAGGCCTTTGGGTCAACAGTAGACGGGCAAGCATTGGGTAGTTTTGGCGACTATGGTACCCTTAGCTTTCATTCCACAAAAAATGTAGGCTGTGGAGAAGGCGGTGCCCTTGTGGTCTCAGATAAACACAAGGACCAGTTCGAAGATATTGAATGCTTTTTGGAAAAAGGTACAGACCGGGCAGCATATACCCGGGGAAACAGAGAATTTTACCAGTGGACTGGTCTAGGGTCGAGTTTTGTAGTTAGTGATTTGCTCATGGCCATCTTGTATGAAGGATTAAAAACATTTGATGTAGACAACGAATTAAGATGCAGAGCCTACCAAAGCTATGTAGACTTTTTCAGACAGTTGAAGCATCCGGCAATCTTAAACTATTCTGGTAAAAAAGCAGTGGAAACAAAGCATAATGCCCATCTATTTTATCTGGTATTTCGAACAAAAGAGCAAGCACAAGTCTTTATCGAGGGAATGAAACAAAGAAAGATAGCCTGCTATCGCCATTTTTATCCCTTGCATGCGTCGACCTATGGTAAGAAATTTCTTTTGGAGTCAGAAAGTTTTACCTTAGAAGAACATCTAGGGGAATCCTTGGTCCGTCTGCCCCTTTACACCCGAATGACGAAACAAGAAACGAGTAATGTCCTTTCTTCAGTGGCAGAAGTAATGGGTAGGATTCATGGTTAGCGTCGTCATCCCTGTATTGAATGGGGAAAAATCCGTAAAAAAGGTCGTAGCCGGACTAATTCGGATGCAACAAAAAGAAGCCCTGGATTTGGAAATAATCTTGGTGGATGACGCAAGTCAGGATGCAAGTGAAGAAATAATTTTCGCGCTAGCAAACGAGCACCCTGTGGTACGGGCTTTCAAAAATGATACAAGAAAAGGACAACAAGATACCTTGTTAAAAGGCTTGGCACTTGCGCATGGAGACGTTTTGGTCACGATGGATGACGATTGCCAGCATAATCCTGAAGATATACCAAGGTTACTTAACATTGTGGCATCTGGCTATGATTTAGTATATGGCATATCTGGGCAAAAGGAAGCAGGATTCATCCGGTCGATAGGATCAAAAATGAGAGATGCTATGTTCCGCCATTTGTATCCCTCAATTGGGGAAAACAAGGTAGGGAGTTTCAGAGCCTTTACCAGAAGGCTCCACCTTGCAGCCAGGCGACATGATGGCAACTTCAATTATATATCTTGCATGCATCTAGAGCTAGAACCGCAAGTCGCTAGTATTACTACGACCCCGGGGTCTTCTGCACGAGATAAAAGCAATTATAATCTTCTTTCCTTGGTTCATTTATTGCTAAGAATATACTGGTACTATGGCCTAAGAAGGCCTTCTAACACGAGGAGAAAAGGTATATGAGAGTAATGATTTTAGGGGCAGGCTACAACCAGCTTTATGCCATAGAAAAGATCCAGAGTATGGGCTACCAAGCGGTGGCCAGTGACTATAATGTGGATTCTCCCGGCAAGAAAATCGCAGACCTATGCCAACTAGCCAGTACCTTTTCCTATGAAGAAACCTTGGCTGCGGCGAAAGAGGCTAAGATAGACGCGCTCTACACCAGCGGCTCAGATCAGCCAGTCTATATCGCAGCAAAAGTGTCAGAAACCTTAGGCCTTTATAGCAATCTGGATTCCCAAACCGCCCATTTGGTGACGAACAAAAAGGCGATGAAGGAACGCTTTACGGAGGCAGGAATTCCTTTTTTGAAAAGTCAGCTTGTGGATGAAAGCATAGAAGAGGCCTGCCTAGAAATTTCTTTTCCGGCCGTATTGAAACCCCAGGATTCACAAGGACAGCGTGGACTCTACCTGGTTCACTCCTACCAGGAAATGAAGAATAAACTTAGGGAAACCCTGAAGAATTCTAGACAAAAGCAGGCTATTTTGGAAAGCTATTATCCCAGTGATGAAATTACCATTAGCGGCTGGGTCAGGCATAAAAAAGTAAAAATTATCAGCGTCTGTGACCGCTTGCGTTTCTCAGATGAGCGAAGGCTGGGTATTTGCGTAGCGCATGAATATCCTTCTAAACATTTCGATGCCTATGGCGACCAGATTCGGGCCTATACAAACCGAATCGTCGAATCCTTTGGCATTGAGAATGGTCCCATCTATTTTCAAATGCTAATAGGCCGTGACGGCTTATTTGTCAATGAAATTGCCTGCCGCATAGGTGGCGCCTATGAGGATATGTATATAGAAAAATGTCTAGGCCTAGATATTGCTAGATTACAAATTTTGGAGGTTTTGAATAAGGCTAGTGAAAAAGAGTATCATAGGTTGCAAGCGGTGGAATTTCCAGCCAAGAAATATCTATCGGTGGAACTGTTTTTTGCTAGGCCAGGTACAGTAGCAAGGGTAAGTTCCAAACAATCGATGTGTGCCCTGCAAGGTGTAGTCGATGCCAGTATATTTTACCAGGTAGAGGATACGATCGTTGAAACAAAAAGAGCCTCACAAAGAGCAGGATTTGCCATAATATGTGCACCAGACCGGAAATCACTCAAGGAGAATATTGACCAATTCTACCAAACGGTACGCATCCTGGACGAATCCGGAAGAAATCTAATGTTAAAGCGAGGAATACCTCATGAACGATAGGCGCCTATTGATTGTTCTACTAGTTGTTGGATTGTTGAGCTGCGCTTGCAACAGGTCATCCGAAAAGGATGTTCTAAAAATTGCCGACCAATATGGAATGGCCTATGCACCGCTAGTCATAGTGAAAGAAAGAGCCATGCTTGAAGAAAAAGGCCTATCGGTAAAATGGGTACAATTGGGTAATGCTAGCGCTATGCGCGAAGCCATGCTGTCTGGCAACCTGGATATTGGCTTTATGGGGATCCCTCCCTATTTGATTGGCCGGGATAAGAAAATGGACTGGGACGTTTTTACGGGCCTTACACAGGCGAGGCTTGGTCTGGTGAGTAATGATGAATCAATCAAAAAGATTGAAGATATTGAATCCTTCCATAGAATTGCCCTTCCCCAACCAGGAAGCATACAACATATATTACTTTCCATGGCTGCAGAAAAAATGCTAGGAGATGCAACTGCCTTTGACAACCAGCTCGTAAGCATGAACCATCCAGATGGATTGCAGGCCCTCAGAACCAAGGCCGGTATCCACTTGCAGTTCACCTCTCCACCCTACGTGAGTATGGCCCTAGAAGAAGATGGATATCAACTTGTTTTGGATGGAGAGGAAGCCTTTGGTGGACCCTTTACGTTTATCATTGGGGTTGCTTCTGCTGAAAGTAGGGAGCAAAAGGCTGGGCAAATTGCACTATTACAAGAGACTTTGGAACAAGCCATTTCTTGGATGCATGACCAGCCTGAAGAGGCGGTAGCCCTTCTTTCAACTTACTATGACCTAGATCCAGAAGAGATTAGAGACTATTTGTTTACGGAACAGTTGCAGTTCGGCACAGAAGTGAAGGGGATGGAAACATTCCAATCTTTCATGCAGGATGCGGGCTATCTGGATGGAAAAGAGGAATGATGATGGAAAGATTTATAAGACATTCTGCAGTAGGTCTTATGCTAGTGGGAATATGGCAGATAATCTATATGCTGGGTATTTATCCAGCCGTAAGCTTTCCCTCCGCTTTTAAAGTACTCCAAGCGCTATGGAGCGAACTGAGCAAGGGCGTATTGGCCCTCCAAATACTCACTACCTTGCGTACCATACTGATGGGATTGGCTTTTGGCTTGATGCTCGC contains these protein-coding regions:
- a CDS encoding ATP-grasp domain-containing protein, with amino-acid sequence MRVMILGAGYNQLYAIEKIQSMGYQAVASDYNVDSPGKKIADLCQLASTFSYEETLAAAKEAKIDALYTSGSDQPVYIAAKVSETLGLYSNLDSQTAHLVTNKKAMKERFTEAGIPFLKSQLVDESIEEACLEISFPAVLKPQDSQGQRGLYLVHSYQEMKNKLRETLKNSRQKQAILESYYPSDEITISGWVRHKKVKIISVCDRLRFSDERRLGICVAHEYPSKHFDAYGDQIRAYTNRIVESFGIENGPIYFQMLIGRDGLFVNEIACRIGGAYEDMYIEKCLGLDIARLQILEVLNKASEKEYHRLQAVEFPAKKYLSVELFFARPGTVARVSSKQSMCALQGVVDASIFYQVEDTIVETKRASQRAGFAIICAPDRKSLKENIDQFYQTVRILDESGRNLMLKRGIPHER
- a CDS encoding ABC transporter substrate-binding protein, with the translated sequence MNDRRLLIVLLVVGLLSCACNRSSEKDVLKIADQYGMAYAPLVIVKERAMLEEKGLSVKWVQLGNASAMREAMLSGNLDIGFMGIPPYLIGRDKKMDWDVFTGLTQARLGLVSNDESIKKIEDIESFHRIALPQPGSIQHILLSMAAEKMLGDATAFDNQLVSMNHPDGLQALRTKAGIHLQFTSPPYVSMALEEDGYQLVLDGEEAFGGPFTFIIGVASAESREQKAGQIALLQETLEQAISWMHDQPEEAVALLSTYYDLDPEEIRDYLFTEQLQFGTEVKGMETFQSFMQDAGYLDGKEE